One window of the Desulfuribacillus alkaliarsenatis genome contains the following:
- a CDS encoding ferritin-like domain-containing protein, giving the protein MEKQLTVENIIGETKGTALERAVKQNFTGETSEVGIYLAMGRLAQRQGYPEIAEVLKTLAWEEAEHAARFAEFNGLIQDDLFDNLKQMLEGEIFANESKKQAGDKAQELGLDTVRDYFYESAKDEARHARMLEGILQRYNKI; this is encoded by the coding sequence ATGGAGAAGCAGTTAACTGTTGAAAATATTATAGGTGAAACTAAAGGGACAGCTTTAGAAAGAGCTGTGAAACAAAATTTTACAGGAGAAACAAGTGAGGTAGGTATTTACCTAGCGATGGGGAGACTAGCTCAGAGGCAAGGATACCCTGAAATTGCCGAAGTACTTAAGACATTGGCGTGGGAAGAAGCAGAGCATGCAGCACGTTTTGCCGAGTTTAATGGACTAATACAAGACGATTTATTTGATAACCTTAAGCAAATGCTAGAGGGAGAAATATTCGCTAATGAATCAAAGAAGCAAGCTGGTGACAAGGCGCAGGAGTTAGGATTGGACACAGTTCGAGACTACTTCTATGAGTCTGCTAAAGATGAAGCAAGACATGCTAGAATGTTAGAGGGAATTTTGCAACGCTATAATAAAATCTAG